A region of the Silene latifolia isolate original U9 population unplaced genomic scaffold, ASM4854445v1 scaffold_79, whole genome shotgun sequence genome:
CTGAGTCCATTTCAAAACGTAATTTTGTAGCTTTATAGGCAGCGGCTTTTAGGAGTTCACGTTCATACTCGACTGTACCTTCATTCCTATCAAGATCATCATATGCACTACACTTGAAAACTAGCTCTGCCCTTACAAAAGAGCAAGAATATTTCCACGACGGAACAATTTTCACACCAATATTTGAATTGTAAGCTAAATATGAAAGATTAGGGGCGTCAATCTCAAATGTACCAAGCGAAAAATAGCAATGCTCTATAGTTAGCATTTTGAGTAATCCAGTACAATAAATTACGCGACCTTCAGTTTCGTAGTTGCAATATTTGAGAGTCAATTCTTCAAGCAATTCACAGCTAGACAGCAATCTTTCCATTGAATTAGAATCAAAGAATACAATGAGCTCCAGATGAAGGATCTTCAGTTTTGGCAACGAGGCTGATAAAGGGATTTCAATATAAGACCAACCACAATCTATAAATTTCAAATTCTCGAGTGTATCACACATGAAAAAGCCATCATAATCAGGCACATTATCAATACGATCAGTACGATAAGTACGATAAGTACGATCAGCAATCTCGTAATGAAGCTGTTGCACACCCTTTTGTAATACATTCCTAAACCATCGATTAAAGTCTGAAGCATTATAGGTGCCTTTACAGACTAGACTGAATTTCTTGATGGGTGAGCTTTGGTGTAATTCCAAAACATTATCAACAAAATCCTTAAACCTTCGAGTTGCTTCTACTCTCTCATTTTGTTCCGGATGACCAAAACATGGTGCATCATCAAAAGAAAGGCAAGTCGTCAATGTAAAAAGGTATCGCCATCTTGTTGATAGAATACTTGTGCTCACAGCACACCTAGTTGGTAGAAATGAAAGTATGTGACCAAGCAGTTCATCAGGTAAACTGCTGATCATATCCAAATAATGCCCACATATTGGGTCTTCTAGACGTTTACCAAGTTTCATAGGTGGTCTCATGGTCTTTACAGGACTCTACCTGAAATGTAATGCAATTGCAGGCAAAATCAAGGGATAACCATGCTCGTTATACATAAACTTATTGAGAACTGAGCAACCAAGATCATCAGTTTTCCAAAAAAAAGAAATAGTCAAGGAGAACATCTGATCAAATGGATTTTTAGCAATCTTCAGTTGAGTTTGTTGTTACAGAACGATTTTTAACATATTTAATAAAACAGGACATGAACAAAGTAAAAAACTGAACCATATTACCAGTATGTACTGATTGGAACTCCAGTTGAGATTCTTCTTCCTCCTTGATTCTAATgattttttaccaaaaaaaactgATTGGAACACCAGTCACATTAAGGTGCAATGACTTAGTAGTACTCCACCAAATCTATCGCCGGCTTTGACTTTAATCAACCTTTCTCCTGTTGATATATTTCTCACAAACAATGAACGGGTAAACGAATGATTTGGACGGAATAAATAATAGGTAGAACTTTGCTGTCGATTGATTGA
Encoded here:
- the LOC141640362 gene encoding F-box protein At4g22280-like; its protein translation is MRPPMKLGKRLEDPICGHYLDMISSLPDELLGHILSFLPTRCAVSTSILSTRWRYLFTLTTCLSFDDAPCFGHPEQNERVEATRRFKDFVDNVLELHQSSPIKKFSLVCKGTYNASDFNRWFRNVLQKGVQQLHYEIADRTYRTYRTDRIDNVPDYDGFFMCDTLENLKFIDCGWSYIEIPLSASLPKLKILHLELIVFFDSNSMERLLSSCELLEELTLKYCNYETEGRVIYCTGLLKMLTIEHCYFSLGTFEIDAPNLSYLAYNSNIGVKIVPSWKYSCSFVRAELVFKCSAYDDLDRNEGTVEYERELLKAAAYKATKLRFEMDSAQILLKLDDDEQMPDFHNLSRLHIADCRYDVWEYVTSLLAKSPQLETLIFETGFHCCHCPNDYYPNDCNYDLVSLLDIPLDPFSCHVQVIEVRDFCGHDGPLLLMGHLLRNAGVLKRLVVNTIAGLDPEEELEICKDLLMLPRVSRDCCVEVY